A genomic region of Methanosarcina thermophila TM-1 contains the following coding sequences:
- a CDS encoding cysteine hydrolase family protein has translation MTKNEPGMGSVEEGGTLKALVIIDMTNDFVYDTYEYEGTLYEGKLVAPMGKTIVDNIARLVIKAVKGGTVSVFRLPKDHASAFMNPELELKIAELGIDEVFITGLVDEVCIYINSMGFLERGFKTNIVKGCTAPFNEEKGREAFRELTKCGAKMVDDIPDDIKVILLLEDEHDENSEEIKSGTWPPHNMRGTPGALTVKPIRDALEERI, from the coding sequence TTGACAAAGAATGAGCCTGGCATGGGGTCAGTAGAAGAAGGTGGAACTTTGAAAGCTCTGGTTATTATAGATATGACTAACGATTTTGTGTATGACACATACGAATATGAAGGGACTTTATATGAGGGAAAACTTGTAGCTCCGATGGGAAAAACGATAGTTGACAATATAGCCAGGCTGGTAATAAAGGCAGTAAAAGGGGGAACAGTCAGCGTCTTCAGGCTTCCGAAAGATCATGCTAGCGCTTTTATGAATCCCGAACTCGAACTGAAAATTGCAGAGCTTGGAATTGATGAAGTCTTCATAACAGGTCTGGTTGATGAAGTCTGCATATACATTAACAGCATGGGTTTCCTTGAGAGGGGCTTTAAAACAAATATTGTAAAAGGGTGTACAGCACCTTTCAATGAAGAAAAAGGGAGAGAAGCCTTCAGGGAACTTACGAAATGCGGTGCAAAAATGGTTGACGATATTCCGGACGACATAAAAGTTATCCTACTTCTTGAGGACGAGCACGATGAAAACTCTGAAGAAATAAAATCAGGAACCTGGCCGCCCCATAATATGAGAGGGACACCAGGTGCCCTGACCGTAAAACCAATTAGGGACGCGCTTGAGGAAAGGATATAA
- a CDS encoding UPF0280 family protein — MSYPVKKPAEKPDHTPIKEHFQLKETIVTIAADDQAHIEAAKEAIRIHRAALETYILSDPYFRLTLEPYECPKNAPEIVKRMVKAGNTMGIGPMSAVAGTISALAVEAMVDAGAKYAIVDNGGDIALINDKPVVVGIYAGQSPIKNLGLIFEPRHSITGVCTSAGTVGPSISFGMADAAVVLSDDVSLADAAATALGNEVGIGKESVEASFRVVKEIPGLRGAVVIQGEYIGMWGQLPKITRADIRYEHITKA, encoded by the coding sequence ATGTCATATCCCGTAAAAAAGCCAGCTGAAAAACCTGACCATACCCCGATTAAAGAACATTTCCAGCTCAAGGAAACCATAGTTACTATTGCGGCTGATGACCAGGCTCATATCGAAGCTGCAAAAGAAGCGATCCGAATCCATAGAGCAGCCCTTGAGACTTACATTCTTTCCGACCCATATTTTCGGCTTACTCTTGAGCCCTATGAATGCCCGAAAAACGCTCCTGAGATTGTAAAGAGAATGGTAAAAGCCGGAAACACTATGGGAATAGGTCCGATGAGTGCGGTTGCAGGTACGATTTCGGCGCTTGCAGTGGAAGCCATGGTTGATGCGGGGGCAAAATATGCAATTGTCGACAACGGAGGAGATATCGCACTTATTAACGACAAGCCTGTGGTGGTAGGGATTTATGCTGGACAATCTCCCATTAAAAATCTAGGTCTAATATTCGAGCCCCGACACTCGATTACAGGAGTATGCACTTCAGCAGGAACGGTTGGACCTTCAATCAGCTTTGGGATGGCGGATGCAGCAGTTGTGCTCTCAGACGATGTTTCCCTTGCAGATGCAGCTGCAACCGCTCTTGGGAATGAGGTAGGCATAGGCAAGGAATCCGTAGAGGCTTCTTTCAGAGTCGTGAAGGAGATTCCGGGATTAAGAGGGGCAGTTGTGATTCAGGGAGAATACATTGGCATGTGGGGTCAGTTGCCAAAAATTACAAGGGCTGATATCAGGTACGAACATATAACTAAAGCGTAA
- the pncB gene encoding nicotinate phosphoribosyltransferase: MIQSILDNDLYKFTMQLAVLELFPKAQAEYRFINRGTQRFSAEFVEELKRVINEDLPKLALTEEEYNWLSEHCPYLKPMYLEYLKNFRFKPHEVKVCLTEEKDLDIHIKGPWHSTILWEIVLMAAVSELYFTIIEKAWKGDSEDGRTPESVLAAYENRIFEMGKILEENNCLFSEFGTRRRRSSEIHDRVIKTLAGIKTLIGTSNVYFAKKYNLKPIGTVGHEWIMGTSALVGLRYANRFAFDNWVNVYNGDLAIALTDTFGSKAFFKDMDLRLSKIYDGFRHDSGDPYDFVDAVIEHYRKMGIDPMKKLIVFSDALNTDMAIQLKRYCEGKINCSFGIGTSLTNNSDFFRESPPLNMVIKLHSIDGIPVVKLSDSPEKETGDRDAIRVANYIFGRKGLDE, from the coding sequence GTGATACAATCCATACTCGATAACGACCTTTATAAATTCACCATGCAGCTTGCAGTGCTTGAACTTTTTCCTAAAGCACAAGCCGAATACCGGTTTATAAACCGAGGTACTCAGCGTTTTTCTGCGGAATTCGTAGAAGAACTGAAGAGGGTCATAAACGAAGATCTCCCGAAGTTAGCGCTAACGGAAGAAGAGTACAACTGGCTTTCTGAACACTGTCCTTACCTGAAGCCCATGTACCTTGAATATCTTAAAAATTTCCGCTTCAAGCCGCATGAGGTAAAAGTCTGCCTTACCGAAGAAAAAGATCTCGATATCCACATAAAGGGTCCCTGGCACAGTACAATTCTCTGGGAAATCGTACTTATGGCTGCGGTTTCAGAACTCTATTTCACGATCATTGAAAAAGCATGGAAAGGGGATTCCGAAGATGGTCGCACTCCCGAATCAGTTCTAGCTGCTTATGAGAACAGGATTTTTGAGATGGGGAAAATCCTTGAAGAAAACAACTGCCTCTTTTCAGAATTTGGAACTCGCAGGAGAAGAAGTTCTGAAATTCATGACCGTGTGATAAAAACTCTCGCTGGCATAAAAACCCTTATAGGAACAAGTAATGTATATTTTGCCAAAAAATATAACCTGAAACCCATAGGTACAGTCGGGCATGAGTGGATTATGGGCACGTCAGCGCTTGTAGGGTTAAGATATGCTAACCGTTTCGCTTTTGATAACTGGGTAAATGTCTATAATGGTGACCTGGCAATTGCATTAACTGATACATTTGGCTCAAAAGCTTTCTTTAAAGATATGGATCTGAGGTTATCAAAAATTTACGATGGTTTCAGGCACGACAGTGGAGACCCTTATGACTTTGTGGATGCTGTGATAGAACATTATCGGAAAATGGGTATTGACCCCATGAAAAAGTTAATTGTTTTCAGTGATGCCCTTAATACGGATATGGCAATTCAGCTTAAAAGATATTGTGAAGGCAAAATTAACTGCAGTTTCGGCATTGGCACAAGCCTTACCAATAATTCGGATTTCTTCCGGGAAAGCCCTCCTCTTAACATGGTGATAAAGTTGCACAGCATTGACGGCATTCCTGTTGTAAAACTGAGCGATTCTCCTGAAAAGGAAACAGGAGATAGAGATGCCATTCGGGTTGCGAATTACATTTTCGGAAGAAAAGGGCTTGATGAATAA
- a CDS encoding type 1 glutamine amidotransferase domain-containing protein, giving the protein MKALIFGADGFEDLELFYPYHRLKEEGITTHIASMKKGPIKGKQGYEINADVAFKDVNPADYDILVISGGKGPEKMRLDESALEIVRHFFKENKPVAAICHGPQVLISAGVIKGRKATCWIGIRDDIIAAGALYEDKEVVIDGNLVSSRSPADLHAFGREMIKLLSK; this is encoded by the coding sequence ATGAAAGCACTTATATTCGGAGCCGATGGTTTTGAAGATCTTGAACTTTTCTACCCATATCACCGCCTGAAAGAAGAAGGAATTACAACGCACATAGCCTCAATGAAGAAGGGTCCGATAAAAGGAAAGCAGGGGTATGAAATCAACGCTGATGTCGCCTTTAAGGACGTAAACCCTGCAGATTACGATATTCTCGTGATCTCCGGAGGAAAAGGACCCGAAAAAATGAGGCTTGATGAGAGCGCTCTTGAGATTGTAAGGCATTTTTTCAAAGAAAACAAACCTGTTGCTGCAATCTGCCACGGTCCTCAGGTTCTTATCTCCGCAGGCGTCATAAAAGGCAGGAAAGCAACCTGCTGGATAGGCATAAGGGATGATATTATAGCTGCAGGAGCACTCTATGAAGACAAAGAGGTTGTCATAGACGGTAACTTAGTATCCTCAAGAAGCCCTGCTGACCTTCATGCCTTTGGAAGAGAGATGATTAAACTGTTGAGTAAATAA
- a CDS encoding DUF460 domain-containing protein: MQKRIIYGIDIARGSSRAKELPRYALAILKDGEVSHQTMLRRQKILNMIQKERPEIIAVDNIFELAADRKELLSLMERLPEGVKLVQVTGGLHPEPLIRLARKHGFSFDPENPNEEAEACARLADMGVGYEVSLFEDITKIKVSRARSLGRGGWSQNRYRRKVHGAVLQRSREIENILRDLSREKGIRFEAVNVKGFGGYVRSEFTVYAKRGEIPIHSMASNDAQVIVRSVERDKIRYVPLKPKDTRRKFTIVGIDPGTTVGIAILSLDGELLYLKSFRGIAPDEVVKLIAEYGKPAVIASDVTPMPSSVEKIRRSFNAVPASPGIEVSAEEKIALGKTFGYSNDHERDALTAALLTYRSYKNIFTRIEKKAPQNADVELIKFHVIHGVPIEAAIEKVQASGEPEKSKPKERAEKPEEKAIDETLLKMRETIQRQSEQIQHLQEYLEELKEELIAKDRKISKLESRLNSFKKEAYKEIRKSKEIQNRDEIIESLKKEVSKKNKTIKELRRRSNKLRKIQKMEVRGEGTAVKVIAAFTKESIAETKEKYGLKTGDVVFLENPSGGGAATAQILVDAGVRAVLIPEDISHAASETFFKGDVPVLKGIPLERAEDFAMVEPETLKAAIAAWEKEADEKRHKAKQDELQSLFEEYKSERRRGLV; this comes from the coding sequence ATGCAAAAAAGGATTATCTATGGAATTGATATTGCCCGGGGCTCTTCCAGGGCAAAGGAACTTCCCAGATATGCACTTGCTATCCTAAAGGATGGTGAAGTTTCCCATCAAACTATGCTCCGTCGCCAGAAGATCTTAAACATGATCCAGAAGGAAAGGCCGGAGATAATAGCTGTTGATAATATTTTCGAGCTTGCAGCCGATAGGAAAGAGCTCCTTTCCCTTATGGAACGACTGCCTGAAGGAGTTAAACTTGTTCAGGTCACAGGTGGGCTGCATCCTGAACCGCTTATCAGGCTTGCACGAAAACATGGTTTTTCTTTTGATCCTGAAAACCCGAATGAAGAGGCTGAAGCATGTGCCCGCCTTGCGGACATGGGGGTTGGGTATGAGGTTTCCCTTTTTGAAGACATCACAAAGATTAAAGTCAGCAGAGCCCGTTCCCTTGGAAGGGGAGGCTGGAGCCAGAATCGGTACCGTAGGAAGGTACACGGAGCTGTACTGCAAAGGAGCAGAGAGATAGAAAATATCCTGAGAGATTTATCCAGGGAAAAAGGCATCAGATTCGAAGCCGTAAATGTAAAAGGCTTCGGAGGCTATGTCAGGTCTGAATTCACTGTTTATGCAAAACGCGGAGAGATACCAATACATTCAATGGCAAGTAATGATGCTCAGGTAATTGTAAGAAGCGTTGAACGCGATAAAATTCGGTATGTTCCTCTTAAACCGAAGGACACGAGGCGTAAATTTACAATCGTGGGAATTGACCCTGGAACAACCGTAGGTATAGCCATCCTCTCACTTGACGGAGAGCTTCTCTACTTGAAAAGCTTCAGAGGAATAGCACCCGATGAGGTGGTCAAACTGATTGCAGAATATGGAAAACCTGCAGTCATTGCCAGTGATGTAACTCCTATGCCGAGCTCGGTTGAGAAAATTAGAAGGAGTTTCAATGCTGTGCCTGCAAGTCCTGGGATCGAAGTTTCTGCCGAGGAAAAAATTGCACTTGGGAAGACCTTTGGCTACTCCAATGACCACGAAAGGGATGCACTGACTGCGGCTCTCCTTACTTACAGGAGTTACAAGAATATTTTTACCCGGATTGAAAAGAAAGCTCCGCAGAATGCCGATGTCGAGCTGATAAAATTCCACGTAATCCATGGAGTTCCAATAGAGGCTGCAATTGAAAAAGTCCAGGCTTCAGGTGAGCCTGAGAAATCAAAGCCAAAAGAGCGTGCTGAAAAGCCTGAGGAAAAGGCAATTGATGAAACCCTCCTGAAAATGAGGGAAACTATCCAGCGACAGAGCGAACAGATTCAGCATCTGCAGGAATACCTTGAGGAATTAAAAGAAGAACTGATCGCAAAAGACAGGAAAATCTCAAAACTTGAGTCAAGGCTGAATAGCTTCAAAAAGGAAGCCTACAAAGAAATTCGGAAATCAAAAGAAATCCAGAACCGGGATGAGATCATTGAAAGCTTGAAAAAAGAGGTAAGCAAAAAAAACAAAACCATAAAAGAGCTGCGGCGCAGAAGCAATAAACTGCGTAAAATCCAGAAGATGGAAGTCCGCGGCGAAGGTACAGCTGTCAAAGTCATTGCTGCCTTTACGAAGGAATCCATCGCCGAGACAAAGGAAAAATACGGGCTTAAAACAGGTGATGTGGTCTTTCTGGAAAACCCCAGTGGAGGCGGGGCTGCAACAGCTCAGATTCTTGTAGATGCCGGAGTCCGTGCCGTACTCATTCCAGAGGATATTTCACACGCAGCCAGTGAGACCTTCTTCAAAGGGGATGTGCCGGTTTTAAAAGGCATTCCGCTAGAAAGAGCTGAAGACTTCGCAATGGTTGAACCCGAAACCCTAAAAGCTGCAATCGCAGCCTGGGAAAAAGAAGCCGACGAAAAACGACACAAAGCCAAACAGGACGAACTGCAAAGCCTCTTTGAAGAGTATAAAAGTGAAAGGCGCAGAGGCCTGGTTTAA
- a CDS encoding PocR ligand-binding domain-containing protein, with protein MSEKLRRSGIDIIGDLPWGIHFCQFYRTKDDLTEVLIPYFKAGLGSNEFCLWITAEPLSAEEAEEALRKAVPDFDVYLKNGQIEIIPHNYWYAKEDILDSERALNGWVEKLSQAQENGYEGVRFSWNTSWLKKEDWGNFVDYERKTNDVVSNYRIISLCTYSLDAHDVTEAIAIAANHQFSLVKKEGKWEQVDNSGRKNLNWHKRIEDTSPQNKQSIRLKPVNLLSHDKETINLEFADIIDTQAIQSLIEDFYKLIHIPIGLNDLKGNVLVGVGWQDICTKFHRIHPETRKHCMESDTKLSSGVSPGESKMYKCKNNMWDIVTPIMVGGQHVGYVFSGQFFFEDEPPNYELFRAQARKYGFNEEEYLAALEKVPRLSREAVKTSMSFLMTLANMISQLSYNNIKLAKSLAVRSKLIDAQQESEKRERARSDELAVLLDTVPVAVYITQDPQALKITGNRLSYEWLGIPVGTNLSKSAPEGEKPEMFKLFKNGVEIQPEKMPSQMAARGIEIDNCELDILSSDGKIRHVLGNARPLRDEQGNLRGSISAFIDITERKKAEEALVRSENKFRTLAENSPDVIVRYDRQKRHIYVNPAAEEPTGYPPEEIIGKTGSELGMDSEIVKFWEEHIEKVFITGKPEEIEFQYESPDGKKYYFNTRIVPEFIDGEVISALAISRDITDIKKAEIGLKETLDNLEKLVEKRTEELEKAYVSLKESEKGLAEAQMMAHIGSWEWNFKADKAYWSEEMYRIFGRDPEKLAPSYNEYLSYIHPDDREYVDNTLREATNSKFSSIEYRIFRDNGEERIVQMQSDVIFDEKNAPIKVKGIVQDITERKKAEKALLSLEIARKKEIHHRIKNNLQVISSLLDLQAENLSNKKCVEESDVLNAFQESQDRIMSIALIHEELHEGGGDNTLHFSQYLEKLVENLFQTYSLGNADINLKIDLEDNIFFDMDIAVPLGIIVNELVSNSLKYAFPDRKKGEIRIKLFKEAEAENSADNNKEITGKGAEYTLIISDNGVGIPEEIRLENSDTLGLQLVNILVDQLNGEIELKRDNGTEFDIKIKV; from the coding sequence ATGAGTGAAAAACTGAGAAGATCTGGTATTGATATTATTGGAGATCTGCCCTGGGGAATACATTTTTGTCAATTCTATCGGACAAAGGATGATTTGACGGAAGTACTTATTCCTTATTTCAAAGCAGGACTGGGGAGTAATGAATTTTGCCTGTGGATCACAGCAGAACCGCTAAGTGCTGAAGAAGCAGAAGAAGCCTTAAGGAAAGCTGTTCCTGACTTTGATGTTTATCTCAAAAATGGTCAGATAGAAATTATTCCCCACAATTACTGGTATGCAAAAGAAGATATTCTTGACTCGGAGAGAGCTTTAAATGGCTGGGTTGAAAAACTCAGTCAAGCCCAGGAAAATGGCTATGAAGGAGTGAGATTTAGCTGGAACACTTCCTGGCTGAAAAAGGAGGATTGGGGGAATTTTGTTGATTATGAGAGAAAAACGAATGATGTTGTTAGCAACTACCGTATAATATCTTTATGTACCTATTCTCTTGATGCACACGATGTAACAGAAGCCATAGCTATTGCCGCAAATCACCAGTTCAGTCTGGTTAAAAAGGAAGGAAAATGGGAGCAGGTAGATAACTCCGGAAGGAAAAATCTCAACTGGCATAAGAGAATCGAGGATACTTCACCCCAGAATAAGCAGAGTATCAGGTTGAAGCCGGTAAATTTGCTCTCACATGATAAGGAGACGATAAACCTGGAGTTTGCCGATATTATTGATACCCAGGCTATACAGTCTCTTATAGAAGATTTTTATAAACTTATTCACATTCCCATTGGTCTGAACGATCTCAAAGGCAATGTTCTGGTAGGTGTCGGATGGCAGGACATCTGCACGAAATTCCACAGAATTCATCCTGAAACCCGCAAGCACTGCATGGAAAGCGACACAAAACTGTCTTCAGGTGTTTCTCCTGGCGAGTCTAAGATGTATAAGTGCAAGAATAACATGTGGGATATAGTGACTCCCATTATGGTGGGCGGTCAGCATGTAGGTTATGTCTTCTCAGGGCAATTCTTTTTTGAGGATGAGCCTCCTAACTACGAGCTTTTCCGAGCCCAGGCAAGGAAATACGGCTTCAATGAGGAAGAATACCTTGCAGCGCTTGAGAAAGTTCCACGCTTGAGCAGGGAGGCTGTGAAAACAAGCATGTCCTTCCTCATGACGCTTGCCAATATGATCTCGCAGCTAAGCTATAACAATATAAAGCTAGCTAAATCGCTGGCTGTACGCAGTAAGCTTATTGACGCACAGCAGGAAAGTGAGAAACGTGAGCGAGCTCGCTCAGATGAGCTGGCAGTATTACTGGATACTGTCCCTGTAGCTGTGTATATTACACAAGATCCCCAGGCACTTAAGATAACTGGCAACCGGCTCTCCTATGAATGGTTAGGGATTCCTGTGGGTACAAATTTATCCAAATCCGCTCCTGAAGGCGAGAAACCCGAGATGTTTAAGTTATTCAAGAATGGGGTGGAGATCCAGCCTGAAAAAATGCCGTCACAGATGGCAGCTAGAGGAATAGAGATAGACAACTGCGAGCTGGATATCTTATCTTCTGACGGCAAAATACGGCACGTATTGGGCAATGCCAGACCTCTGCGTGACGAGCAGGGAAACCTGCGCGGATCAATTTCTGCATTCATAGATATTACAGAACGCAAAAAAGCAGAAGAAGCACTGGTTAGAAGTGAGAACAAGTTCCGAACGCTGGCTGAGAATTCCCCTGACGTTATTGTTCGCTATGATAGACAAAAGCGCCACATATATGTTAATCCTGCTGCTGAAGAACCTACTGGTTACCCTCCGGAAGAAATCATTGGAAAAACCGGCAGTGAACTGGGAATGGACTCTGAGATAGTAAAATTCTGGGAAGAACATATTGAAAAAGTTTTCATTACAGGTAAACCTGAAGAAATCGAATTCCAATATGAATCACCTGATGGAAAAAAATATTATTTTAATACCAGAATAGTGCCCGAGTTTATTGATGGTGAAGTGATCTCAGCTCTTGCTATCTCGCGGGATATTACAGATATAAAAAAAGCAGAAATCGGGTTGAAAGAAACACTTGATAATCTGGAAAAATTAGTTGAAAAAAGGACTGAAGAACTCGAAAAAGCTTATGTCTCGTTAAAAGAAAGCGAAAAAGGTCTTGCTGAAGCTCAAATGATGGCTCATATAGGAAGCTGGGAATGGAATTTTAAGGCTGATAAAGCATACTGGTCTGAGGAGATGTATCGTATATTCGGGCGAGATCCTGAAAAACTGGCACCGTCTTATAATGAGTATCTAAGTTATATACATCCCGATGATCGAGAATATGTGGATAATACCCTTAGAGAAGCCACAAATTCGAAATTCTCCAGTATTGAGTACAGGATTTTCCGGGACAACGGAGAAGAAAGGATAGTCCAGATGCAGTCTGATGTTATTTTTGATGAGAAAAATGCTCCAATTAAAGTAAAAGGAATAGTTCAGGATATTACTGAACGCAAAAAAGCCGAAAAAGCTCTTTTGAGCCTTGAAATTGCTCGCAAAAAGGAGATTCATCACAGGATTAAAAATAACCTGCAGGTAATCTCTTCTCTCCTGGATCTTCAGGCTGAAAATCTCAGTAACAAGAAATGCGTTGAAGAATCTGATGTTCTTAACGCTTTTCAGGAAAGCCAGGATAGAATAATGTCTATTGCCCTGATTCATGAAGAGCTGCATGAAGGTGGAGGAGACAATACACTGCATTTTTCACAGTACCTTGAAAAGCTCGTTGAGAATCTTTTCCAGACATACAGCCTTGGAAATGCCGATATTAACTTAAAGATTGATCTTGAAGACAATATCTTCTTTGATATGGATATTGCTGTCCCACTGGGAATAATTGTCAATGAGCTTGTTTCCAATTCATTAAAATATGCATTTCCAGACAGGAAGAAAGGAGAAATTCGGATTAAATTATTCAAAGAAGCAGAAGCCGAAAATTCAGCCGACAATAATAAAGAAATTACTGGAAAAGGTGCAGAGTATACCCTGATTATCTCAGATAACGGAGTGGGCATTCCTGAAGAGATTCGTTTGGAAAATTCGGATACTCTTGGTCTACAACTTGTAAATATTCTTGTAGATCAGTTAAACGGCGAAATTGAGTTAAAAAGGGATAATGGTACGGAATTTGACATAAAAATAAAGGTATAG
- a CDS encoding serine/threonine-protein kinase RIO2 has translation MIDEALRAFKELDSKDFRILTGIETGMKHFEWVPIEELNKYTRLPFEKLEYRLRKLARYKLVVRTTQPYEGYQIYFEGYDALALNALVKRKSISAIGDEIGVGKESVIYEAILPPELAIGEPVPVVIKFHREGRTSFKQVKRVREHLGDREHFSWIYAARLAAQREYDIMVMLYPKVSIPKPIDHNRHAIVMELAKGSLLSKTKLLDPEWYLDEILKQVKITYSLGVIHADLSEYNIFASEDGVQLIDWPQYITLEHPHADEILERDVSNILAHFFRKYGIKRELDETIREIKNQAARYTEGEEIRDLSTVEKLDLEEALEEESFEENIFQDEDFEVENLEAEEFEAEEFEAEEIEAEEAEAKKTEAEKTETKDLK, from the coding sequence ATGATAGACGAAGCGTTGAGGGCTTTTAAGGAGCTTGACTCAAAGGATTTCAGAATCCTTACTGGTATTGAAACCGGAATGAAGCATTTTGAATGGGTGCCAATTGAAGAACTGAATAAGTACACCAGACTGCCCTTTGAAAAGCTGGAGTACAGGCTAAGGAAACTTGCCCGGTATAAGCTTGTGGTAAGGACTACCCAGCCATATGAAGGTTATCAGATTTACTTCGAAGGATACGATGCACTTGCTCTCAATGCCCTTGTCAAAAGGAAAAGTATCAGTGCGATAGGGGATGAAATCGGAGTAGGAAAGGAATCAGTCATTTATGAAGCGATCCTGCCGCCCGAGCTTGCAATTGGAGAGCCTGTTCCAGTTGTGATCAAATTTCACAGAGAAGGAAGGACCAGTTTCAAGCAGGTAAAGCGGGTGCGTGAACATTTGGGAGACAGAGAGCATTTTTCCTGGATCTATGCAGCCCGGCTTGCTGCCCAGCGGGAGTATGACATTATGGTTATGCTGTATCCCAAAGTTTCAATCCCGAAGCCTATTGACCATAACAGGCATGCTATAGTCATGGAACTTGCAAAGGGTAGCCTGCTCTCAAAAACGAAACTTCTTGACCCCGAATGGTACCTGGATGAAATCCTCAAGCAGGTGAAGATTACCTATTCCCTGGGAGTCATCCACGCCGATTTAAGTGAATACAATATTTTTGCTTCTGAAGATGGGGTCCAGCTTATCGACTGGCCACAATATATCACTCTTGAACACCCTCACGCTGACGAAATCCTCGAAAGGGACGTTTCAAATATACTGGCTCACTTCTTCCGGAAGTACGGAATTAAAAGAGAGCTTGATGAAACAATCAGGGAGATAAAGAACCAGGCAGCCAGATACACAGAAGGCGAAGAAATTAGGGACCTTAGTACTGTAGAGAAGCTTGATCTTGAAGAAGCCCTGGAAGAAGAGTCCTTTGAAGAGAATATTTTTCAGGATGAGGATTTTGAAGTCGAAAATCTCGAGGCAGAAGAATTTGAAGCTGAGGAATTCGAGGCTGAGGAGATTGAAGCCGAGGAAGCTGAAGCCAAGAAAACTGAAGCCGAGAAAACTGAAACAAAAGACTTAAAATAA
- a CDS encoding TolB family protein, translated as MKIMRRYLSWFLTLVLLTLPADAEPINVSEYGNFTGEPGWNTTQNTSHNYFYSDSGLVCVVIGEAEGIGEEIYADDFIENITFLTDSPESELFPTWTPDGNNIMYMVHRDEAGNNESYVMKSNGSEIERTGIGEGNLTGFNDINPSGTELIITKTINSQQGLYLVSLENGTVSPIADDPDKSEGWGAWCRLGKKIVYTQKSGDSPSQLWIVDRDGSNKTRLGTSENVGMGKDWCPLGLKIIYSARNSKEKPDLWVIDWYGTNQTQLTDTPYGEWNPSFSPDGKKIVYVSDEGGKPEIWIRDIEGKYRTRLTNNIGIIDSIPRWSPDGSKIIFTAHNLQNTTDNSITNGSDFNIENVSDNSINTGSDIVVIELENASAVSPLPEVTSIKIHSPSTILENSAVNILHNRKK; from the coding sequence AATTTTACTGGGGAACCGGGATGGAACACAACACAGAATACTTCACATAATTATTTTTATTCTGATTCGGGTTTAGTTTGCGTTGTTATCGGAGAGGCAGAAGGCATTGGAGAAGAGATCTATGCGGATGACTTTATAGAAAATATTACTTTTCTTACTGACAGCCCGGAATCGGAATTATTCCCTACATGGACTCCCGATGGGAATAATATCATGTATATGGTTCACAGGGATGAAGCCGGAAATAATGAATCGTATGTAATGAAATCAAATGGAAGCGAGATTGAGCGAACAGGAATAGGGGAAGGAAACCTTACTGGCTTTAACGATATAAATCCCAGTGGTACAGAACTAATTATAACAAAAACAATTAATTCCCAGCAAGGGCTCTACCTAGTAAGTCTGGAAAACGGGACAGTAAGCCCTATTGCAGATGATCCTGACAAATCTGAAGGCTGGGGGGCATGGTGTCGCCTGGGAAAGAAAATCGTATATACTCAGAAATCCGGGGATTCCCCTTCACAGCTCTGGATAGTTGATAGGGATGGAAGCAATAAAACTCGGCTCGGGACTTCCGAAAACGTAGGAATGGGAAAAGACTGGTGTCCTCTTGGATTAAAAATCATTTACAGTGCCAGAAACTCAAAAGAAAAGCCTGATCTCTGGGTAATAGATTGGTATGGGACAAACCAGACTCAACTTACCGATACTCCATATGGGGAATGGAATCCCTCCTTTAGCCCTGATGGTAAAAAAATAGTATACGTTTCTGATGAAGGGGGAAAGCCTGAGATCTGGATCCGGGATATAGAGGGAAAATACAGAACCAGACTTACAAACAATATCGGCATAATTGATTCGATTCCCAGATGGAGTCCAGATGGCTCAAAAATCATTTTTACAGCACATAATCTGCAGAATACAACGGATAACTCCATAACAAACGGTTCAGATTTCAATATAGAGAATGTTTCAGATAATTCGATAAACACTGGCTCAGACATTGTTGTTATAGAGCTTGAAAACGCATCCGCGGTCTCTCCTTTGCCGGAAGTTACGAGCATCAAAATCCACTCTCCGAGTACAATCCTGGAAAATAGCGCTGTCAATATTCTCCATAACCGTAAAAAATAA